The following proteins come from a genomic window of Coffea arabica cultivar ET-39 chromosome 11c, Coffea Arabica ET-39 HiFi, whole genome shotgun sequence:
- the LOC113716962 gene encoding DELLA protein GAI1-like: MKRNHPKLQQSTAAAARVQVQESSYSGGGGSSTGSGSCYSTMASCSSAGGGSRSKGKMWVDESDQQDDELLAVLGYKVKASDMAEVAQKIEQLEEVFGNAENDSLSHLVSETVHYNPSDLSSWLGSMISELYPDMSSIPDSSAISSLDNCSSNNTTSNSARTLHNYPNSNRVIFDDSSFDSDLTAIPGKAAVYPQIQQLPSPVSVSPGSVQPPSKRMKPSSQLGGWGTPSESIITNSRAVASTRPVVLVDSQENGIRLVHALMACAEAIQQENMKLAEALVKHIGFLAVSQAGAMRKVATYFAEALARRIYRLYPTSPHDSAFTDLLQMHFYETCPYIKFAHFTANQAILEAFANKNRVHVIDFSMKQGMQWPALLQALALRPGGPPSFRLTGIGPPSHDNTDHLQEVGWKLAQLADCIKVEFEFRGFVANSLADLDASMFDIREGETVAVNSIFELHQLLSRPGAIEKVLSAVKELKPEILTVVEQEANHNGPVFLDRFTESLHYYSTLFDSLEGCGSGGGGNGGVDGGSSSGGGVAVSDQDKVMSEVYLGRQICNVVACEGVDRVERHETLAQWRTRFGSAGFEAVHLGSNAFKQASMLLALFAGGDGYRVEENNGSLMLGWHTRPLIATSAWKLS, translated from the coding sequence aTGAAAAGAAACCATCCAAAACTGCAGCAGtcaacagcagcagcagcacgAGTGCAAGTCCAGGAAAGCAGCTATTCAGGTGGGGGCGGAAGTTCAACGGGAAGTGGCAGCTGTTACAGTACCATGGCGAGTTGCAGCTCTGCAGGAGGAGGAAGCCGGAGCAAAGGGAAGATGTGGGTTGATGAGTCTGACCAGCAAGATGATGAGCTTTTGGCTGTTTTGGGCTATAAAGTCAAGGCATCAGATATGGCTGAAGTTGCACAAAAGATTGAGCAGcttgaagaggtttttggtaATGCCGAAAATGATAGTTTATCCCATCTGGTTTCCGAGACCGTTCATTATAATCCCTCAGATCTTTCGTCCTGGCTTGGATCTATGATTTCTGAACTCTACCCGGATATGTCTTCCATCCCTGATTCGTCTGCAATTTCCTCGTTGGATAATTGTAGCTCGAATAACACTACTAGCAATAGTGCACGTACCTTGCACAATTATCCCAATTCCAATCGGGTGATTTTTGACGACTCATCTTTCGATTCTGATCTCACCGCCATCCCTGGAAAGGCGGCGGTTTACCCACAAATCCAGCAATTGCCGTCCCCTGTTTCCGTTTCTCCCGGTTCTGTTCAGCCGCCGAGTAAGAGAATGAAGCCAAGTTCCCAATTGGGCGGTTGGGGGACTCCAAGCGAGTCCATCATCACGAATTCGAGAGCTGTTGCGTCAACAAGGCCAGTTGTTCTTGTTGATTCCCAAGAAAATGGGATTAGGCTTGTTCATGCTTTGATGGCCTGCGCTGAGGCTATTCAGCAAGAGAACATGAAATTAGCTGAAGCTTTGGTGAAACATATTGGATTCTTGGCAGTTTCTCAAGCAGGGGCAATGAGAAAAGTGGCAACTTATTTTGCTGAAGCATTGGCAAGGAGGATTTATAGATTGTATCCAACCAGCCCTCATGATTCTGCCTTTACTGATTTGCTGCAAATGCATTTTTATGAGACTTGTCCTTACATAAAATTTGCCCATTTCACAGCAAATCAGGCGATCTTGGAGGCTTTTGCTAACAAAAATCGGGTACATGTGATCGATTTTAGTATGAAACAAGGTATGCAATGGCCTGCGTTGTTACAGGCTTTGGCCTTGAGGCCAGGTGGTCCTCCTAGTTTTAGGCTAACTGGGATTGGACCGCCTTCGCATGATAATACTGATCATTTGCAAGAAGTCGGGTGGAAATTAGCCCAATTAGCTGATTGCATTAAAGTTGAATTTGAGTTCAGAGGCTTCGTTGCTAACTCCCTTGCTGATCTTGACGCATCCATGTTTGATATTCGCGAAGGAGAAACAGTTGCAGTGAATTCCATCTTTGAATTGCATCAGCTTTTATCTAGGCCGGGGGCTATTGAAAAAGTCTTGTCAGCTGTGAAAGAATTGAAGCCTGAAATCTTAACCGTGGTCGAGCAAGAGGCTAATCATAATGGACCGGTTTTCTTGGACCGGTTCACAGAGTCATTGCATTATTACTCGACCCTTTTCGACTCGTTGGAGGGTTGCGGCAGTGGCGGCGGCGGTAACGGAGGTGTTGATGGTGGTTCTAGTAGTGGCGGCGGTGTGGCTGTGAGTGATCAAGATAAGGTGATGTCTGAGGTGTATTTAGGGAGGCAGATCTGTAATGTGGTGGCTTGTGAGGGGGTGGACCGGGTTGAGAGGCATGAGACATTGGCTCAATGGCGAACGAGGTTCGGTTCGGCCGGTTTCGAGGCGGTTCATTTGGGTTCCAATGCCTTTAAGCAAGCTAGTATGTTATTGGCTTTGTTTGCTGGTGGGGATGGGTATAGAGTGGAGGAAAACAATGGGTCTTTGATGTTGGGATGGCATACAAGGCCTCTAATTGCAACCTCGGCTTGGAAACTCAGTTAA